The proteins below come from a single Alphaproteobacteria bacterium genomic window:
- a CDS encoding 6,7-dimethyl-8-ribityllumazine synthase — MSNVILIVDARFYDDIADELNAGAKAALITAGYSYESISVPGALEIPTAIRMAMETGKYAGYVALGCVIRGETTHYDYVCAESARGLADLAMQYMVPIGNGILTVENRTQALARARVADKDKGGFAANACVAMLTLKRQFGLIKDAA; from the coding sequence ATGAGCAACGTAATTTTAATTGTAGATGCGCGGTTTTATGATGATATTGCCGACGAACTAAATGCCGGTGCAAAAGCTGCCCTCATCACCGCAGGATACAGCTATGAAAGCATTTCTGTCCCCGGCGCATTAGAAATTCCCACCGCAATCCGCATGGCCATGGAAACAGGAAAATATGCTGGTTATGTGGCACTGGGCTGCGTTATACGCGGTGAAACCACTCATTATGATTATGTTTGTGCCGAAAGCGCACGCGGACTAGCCGATTTGGCTATGCAATATATGGTGCCTATTGGCAATGGCATACTCACCGTGGAAAATCGCACACAAGCCCTTGCACGCGCCCGCGTAGCCGATAAAGACAAAGGTGGGTTTGCCGCTAATGCCTGTGTAGCAATGCTGACACTCAAACGCCAATTCGGATTGATAAAGGATGCTGCCTGA
- a CDS encoding serine hydroxymethyltransferase gives MTNLNRSRFFSASLAETDPAIKQSVDKELHRQKSQIELIASENIVSHAVLETQGTVLTNKYAEGYAHKRYYGGCEFVDEAELLAIERAKELFGCAYANVQPHSGSQANQGVFLALLQPGDTFMGMSLAAGGHLTHGAAPNESGKWFNAVQYGVRQSDALIDYDAVEKLAKEHQPKLIIAGGSAYPREIDFARFRQIADNVGAVFMVDMAHFAGLVAAGVYPSPFPHAHVVTTTTHKTLRGPRGGMILTNNEAIAKKINSAIFPGLQGGPLMHVIAAKAVAFGEALQPDFKDYGQAVVANARKLGETLMARGVDIVTGGTDSHLLLVDLRPKKLTGKAVEASLENAGLTCNKNAIPFDPEKPFVTSGIRLGTPVGTTRGFGTSEFAQIGNLIGDVLDGLAANPEDNSEVEAEVRAKVEALCADFPIY, from the coding sequence ATGACAAATTTAAACCGTAGCCGTTTTTTCTCTGCTTCACTGGCCGAAACCGATCCTGCTATTAAGCAAAGTGTCGATAAAGAATTGCACCGCCAAAAAAGCCAGATCGAACTTATTGCATCAGAAAACATTGTTAGTCATGCGGTGCTGGAAACCCAAGGCACCGTCCTTACCAATAAATATGCTGAAGGCTATGCGCATAAACGCTACTATGGCGGCTGTGAGTTTGTGGACGAAGCTGAATTACTGGCAATTGAACGCGCAAAAGAATTGTTTGGTTGTGCCTACGCCAATGTGCAGCCCCATTCTGGCTCGCAAGCAAATCAGGGCGTATTTCTGGCACTATTACAACCCGGCGACACCTTCATGGGCATGTCCCTTGCTGCAGGCGGCCACTTAACCCATGGCGCCGCGCCCAATGAGTCAGGTAAATGGTTCAATGCAGTGCAATACGGTGTACGCCAAAGCGATGCATTGATAGATTATGATGCCGTAGAAAAACTTGCCAAAGAACACCAACCAAAACTAATCATCGCCGGTGGTTCCGCCTATCCACGAGAAATTGATTTCGCCCGGTTTCGTCAGATTGCCGACAATGTTGGTGCGGTATTTATGGTGGATATGGCACATTTTGCGGGTTTGGTGGCTGCTGGCGTATATCCCAGCCCCTTCCCCCACGCACATGTAGTAACCACCACCACACATAAAACCTTGCGCGGCCCCCGTGGCGGCATGATTTTAACCAATAACGAGGCGATTGCAAAAAAAATCAATTCTGCCATTTTCCCCGGATTGCAGGGCGGCCCACTCATGCATGTTATCGCAGCAAAAGCCGTGGCATTTGGCGAAGCGCTACAACCGGATTTCAAAGATTATGGCCAAGCGGTTGTTGCGAATGCGCGCAAACTGGGCGAAACTTTGATGGCTCGCGGCGTAGATATTGTTACCGGCGGCACCGACAGCCATTTACTATTGGTTGATTTACGCCCGAAAAAACTTACCGGAAAAGCGGTGGAAGCCAGCTTAGAAAATGCCGGTCTCACCTGCAATAAGAACGCAATTCCTTTTGACCCCGAAAAGCCATTCGTAACCTCTGGCATCCGACTGGGAACACCCGTAGGAACCACCCGTGGCTTTGGCACAAGCGAGTTTGCACAAATTGGCAACCTGATTGGCGATGTGCTGGACGGGCTTGCGGCCAACCCCGAAGATAACAGCGAAGTAGAAGCGGAAGTACGCGCTAAAGTCGAAGCATTATGCGCAGATTTCCCAATTTATTAA
- the nrdR gene encoding transcriptional regulator NrdR: MRCPFCGNSDTQVKDSRPSEDGLTIRRRRYCPECNSRFTTFERVHLRELTVLKRNGERKVFDRDKIARSMQMALRKRPVEADQVEQVISKIVRELESQGESEIESDKIGEMVMEGLKELDKVAYVRYASVYRNFAEARDFEEFVGTINELEKADKAKPTKPAGKK, translated from the coding sequence ATGCGTTGCCCCTTCTGCGGAAATTCCGACACTCAGGTAAAAGACTCGCGCCCAAGCGAAGACGGGCTAACCATTCGCCGCCGCCGTTATTGTCCAGAATGCAACTCACGATTCACGACTTTTGAGCGTGTTCATTTGCGCGAACTCACCGTACTCAAACGCAATGGCGAGCGTAAAGTATTTGACCGCGATAAAATTGCCCGCTCCATGCAAATGGCACTGCGTAAGCGCCCTGTCGAAGCAGATCAGGTGGAACAGGTAATCTCTAAAATCGTTCGCGAGCTGGAAAGTCAGGGTGAAAGCGAGATTGAATCAGATAAAATTGGCGAAATGGTAATGGAAGGCTTGAAAGAGCTGGATAAAGTTGCCTATGTGCGCTATGCCTCGGTTTATCGCAACTTTGCTGAAGCCCGTGACTTTGAAGAATTTGTTGGCACTATCAACGAACTTGAAAAAGCTGATAAAGCCAAACCAACCAAACCTGCTGGCAAGAAGTAA
- the rpiB gene encoding ribose 5-phosphate isomerase B, with the protein MREATPHSTIAIASDHAGVALKESLKKLLSAQGITSLDLGTDNSDSVDYPDYATAVAQAIAWGQANRGIVICGSGIGISIAINRYRHIRSALCTSGIMARLARQHNDANVLALGARLTTEDVAQECLDQFLNTKFEGGRHSRRIEKMS; encoded by the coding sequence TTGCGAGAAGCCACGCCACACTCTACCATAGCTATTGCCAGCGACCATGCAGGGGTTGCGCTGAAAGAAAGCCTCAAAAAGTTATTGAGCGCGCAAGGCATCACCTCGCTTGATTTAGGCACAGATAATTCAGATTCTGTGGATTACCCCGATTATGCCACCGCCGTAGCGCAAGCCATAGCATGGGGGCAGGCGAATCGAGGTATCGTCATTTGTGGCTCTGGAATTGGTATCAGTATCGCCATTAACCGCTATCGCCATATTCGCTCCGCACTTTGCACCAGCGGAATAATGGCACGTCTGGCGCGACAGCATAATGATGCAAATGTATTAGCCCTCGGGGCACGCCTCACCACAGAAGATGTGGCCCAGGAATGCTTAGATCAGTTTTTAAATACAAAATTTGAAGGGGGGCGCCATAGTCGCCGCATTGAAAAGATGTCGTAA
- the ribB gene encoding 3,4-dihydroxy-2-butanone-4-phosphate synthase, translated as MTTTDTAITLASIDEILEDARAGRMFILVDDENRENEGDLVIPADHVTPEAINFMAKFGRGLICLALTRDAIQQLGIPMMTQHNTSRHETAFTVSIEAREGVTTGISAADRTHTIRTAINPQFRPGDIATPGHIFPLAARDGGVLVRAGHTEAAVDIARMAGVQPAGVICEIMNDDGSMARLPDLMEFAKTHKLNVGTIADLISYRRRNERMVERILEAPFHSEYGGEWKMHVYASKIEYAEHIVLTKGDIQPDQPTWVRMHALDVLYDVLGDVHNGRESDLHPAMEKIAAHGNGVIVLLRPPYRNAVSERMLARLQVDSQPPSFDLRDYGIGAQILLDLGITNMTLLSNSQRQVVGLDGYGLRIAGYETIPHHGKNT; from the coding sequence ATGACTACTACCGACACGGCAATTACACTGGCGAGTATTGACGAGATTCTCGAAGACGCCCGCGCCGGACGTATGTTTATTCTGGTTGATGACGAAAACCGTGAAAACGAGGGCGACCTTGTAATTCCTGCCGATCATGTAACACCGGAAGCCATTAATTTTATGGCAAAATTCGGGCGTGGGTTAATTTGTCTTGCCCTTACCCGTGATGCCATTCAGCAGTTGGGAATCCCCATGATGACCCAGCACAACACTTCGCGTCACGAGACTGCATTTACGGTTTCTATTGAAGCGCGTGAAGGGGTGACCACCGGAATATCCGCCGCGGATCGTACTCATACCATCCGCACCGCCATTAACCCACAATTCCGCCCGGGCGATATTGCCACTCCGGGACATATTTTTCCTCTCGCTGCCCGCGATGGTGGCGTGCTTGTACGCGCTGGCCACACCGAAGCTGCTGTAGATATTGCCCGTATGGCCGGAGTGCAACCCGCAGGCGTAATTTGTGAAATCATGAATGACGATGGCTCCATGGCGCGCCTGCCTGATTTGATGGAATTTGCCAAAACTCATAAACTAAACGTCGGCACCATTGCCGATTTAATTTCTTATCGCCGTCGCAATGAGCGCATGGTAGAGCGCATTTTAGAAGCGCCATTTCACAGCGAATATGGTGGCGAGTGGAAAATGCATGTATATGCCAGCAAAATCGAATATGCCGAACATATTGTGCTAACAAAGGGCGATATCCAGCCCGACCAGCCTACATGGGTGCGGATGCATGCGCTGGATGTGCTGTATGATGTACTAGGCGATGTACATAATGGCCGCGAAAGCGATTTGCATCCGGCCATGGAAAAAATTGCTGCCCATGGCAACGGCGTCATCGTATTGCTGCGCCCACCTTATCGCAATGCCGTATCCGAGCGTATGCTGGCGCGACTACAAGTAGATAGCCAACCACCCAGCTTTGATCTACGCGACTACGGCATTGGCGCACAAATATTGTTGGATCTGGGCATTACCAACATGACCCTGCTTTCCAATTCTCAACGGCAAGTGGTAGGTTTGGATGGCTACGGCTTGCGTATTGCCGGATATGAAACCATTCCACATCACGGAAAAAACACATGA
- a CDS encoding riboflavin synthase, with amino-acid sequence MFTGIITDIGTVQSKEVRGDSRFIISTAYAHDSIDLGASIACSGVCLTVINKGYDTAYGDWFSVDVSAETLACTTLEKWREGREINLERALRMGDELGGHMVSGHVDGVGKICEKYQEGDSVRMAITAPEEVMRFMAAKGSVTVDGVSLTVNFVTENSLNLNIIPHTLYATTLSRLDVGDKVNLEIDVIARYVQRLIEQK; translated from the coding sequence ATGTTTACCGGTATTATCACCGATATTGGCACGGTCCAAAGCAAAGAAGTGCGTGGCGATTCCCGATTCATTATCTCCACCGCCTACGCGCATGACAGCATCGACCTTGGCGCATCCATCGCCTGTAGCGGCGTATGCCTTACCGTTATCAACAAAGGCTACGATACCGCCTATGGCGACTGGTTCAGTGTAGATGTTTCTGCCGAAACACTTGCCTGCACCACCCTTGAAAAATGGCGCGAAGGCCGCGAAATAAATTTGGAACGCGCCTTGCGCATGGGCGATGAACTGGGTGGACATATGGTTAGCGGCCATGTGGACGGCGTAGGTAAAATCTGCGAGAAATATCAAGAGGGCGATTCAGTGCGCATGGCAATCACCGCGCCTGAAGAAGTCATGCGGTTTATGGCTGCTAAAGGCTCAGTTACAGTAGATGGCGTTTCCCTGACCGTGAACTTTGTAACAGAAAATTCATTAAACCTTAATATAATTCCCCATACACTTTATGCTACAACATTAAGCAGGCTCGATGTAGGCGATAAAGTGAATCTTGAAATAGATGTTATTGCCCGCTACGTACAGCGACTTATTGAGCAAAAATAA